A part of Agromyces protaetiae genomic DNA contains:
- the rph gene encoding ribonuclease PH: MTDSTSTGASIVRADGRTPADLREVTIERGWSAHAEGSALISFGNTKVLCTASFTNGVPRWMNGSGKGWVTAEYAMLPRSTNTRNDRESVKGRIGGRTHEISRLIGRSLRAVVDTKALGENTIQIDCDVLQADGGTRTAAITGAYVALADAIEWARGKKFIGQRATPLIDTVSAVSVGIIDGTPMLDLAYVEDVRAETDMNVVATGRGLFVEVQGTAEGAPFDRRELDALLDLALAGNLSLAEFQRAALAQSLAAAKGE; the protein is encoded by the coding sequence GTGACCGACAGCACCAGCACCGGAGCATCCATCGTCCGCGCCGACGGCCGTACGCCCGCCGACCTCCGCGAAGTGACCATCGAGCGCGGGTGGAGCGCGCACGCAGAAGGCAGCGCGCTCATCTCGTTCGGCAACACCAAGGTGCTGTGCACCGCGAGCTTCACGAACGGCGTGCCGCGGTGGATGAACGGCTCGGGCAAGGGCTGGGTGACGGCCGAGTACGCGATGCTGCCGCGCTCCACGAACACCCGCAACGACCGCGAGAGCGTCAAGGGCCGCATCGGCGGGCGCACGCACGAGATCAGCCGGCTCATCGGACGGTCGCTCCGCGCCGTCGTCGACACGAAGGCGCTCGGCGAGAACACCATCCAGATCGACTGCGATGTGCTGCAGGCCGACGGGGGCACGCGCACGGCCGCGATCACGGGTGCGTATGTCGCACTCGCCGACGCGATCGAGTGGGCGCGCGGCAAGAAGTTCATCGGGCAGAGGGCGACGCCGCTCATCGACACCGTCTCGGCGGTGTCGGTCGGCATCATCGACGGGACGCCCATGCTCGACCTCGCCTACGTCGAAGACGTGCGCGCAGAGACCGACATGAACGTCGTCGCGACGGGCCGCGGACTCTTCGTCGAGGTGCAGGGCACCGCCGAGGGCGCACCGTTCGACCGGCGCGAACTCGACGCCCTCCTCGACCTCGCGCTCGCGGGCAACCTCTCGCTCGCCGAGTTCCAGCGGGCGGCGCTCGCGCAGTCGCTCGCCGCTGCGAAGGGGGAGTGA
- the rdgB gene encoding RdgB/HAM1 family non-canonical purine NTP pyrophosphatase, giving the protein MSLEIVLATGNAHKVAEFQRILGGQMPDLVVRPYGGPSPVEDGTSFAENALIKARAAAAATGLIALADDSGLCVDVMGGAPGIFSARWAGARRGDEANVRLLLDQLADIRRSDRDASFHCTIALVVPPGLTTEGAKEFVAEGVWPGSVTYEPRGSHGFGYDPIFEPEGREITAAELAPDVKSAESHRARAFTALVPELRRVASLLA; this is encoded by the coding sequence ATGTCGCTCGAGATCGTGCTCGCGACGGGCAACGCCCACAAGGTCGCCGAGTTCCAGCGGATCCTCGGTGGGCAGATGCCCGACCTCGTCGTTCGGCCCTACGGGGGGCCGTCGCCCGTCGAGGACGGCACGAGCTTCGCCGAGAACGCGCTCATCAAGGCGCGCGCGGCGGCTGCGGCGACGGGGCTCATCGCGTTGGCGGATGACTCGGGGCTGTGCGTCGACGTGATGGGCGGCGCTCCCGGCATCTTCTCGGCCCGCTGGGCCGGGGCGCGCAGGGGCGACGAGGCGAACGTGCGTCTCCTGCTCGATCAGCTCGCCGATATCCGGCGCTCCGACCGCGACGCTTCGTTCCATTGCACGATCGCGCTCGTGGTGCCGCCTGGGCTCACGACCGAGGGTGCGAAGGAGTTCGTCGCCGAGGGCGTCTGGCCCGGATCGGTGACGTACGAGCCGCGGGGCTCCCACGGGTTCGGCTACGACCCGATCTTCGAGCCCGAGGGCCGCGAGATCACGGCGGCCGAGCTCGCGCCCGACGTGAAGAGCGCCGAGAGCCACCGCGCCCGCGCGTTCACGGCGCTCGTGCCCGAATTGCGCCGGGTGGCGTCGCTCCTCGCCTGA
- a CDS encoding cation diffusion facilitator family transporter produces the protein MGHSHDHTHDLAAGRGSGARTRIVIAIAIIGAFLVVQVVGALLSGSLALLADAGHMASDLVGLVVALVAAVVAARPATDRQTYGFQRFEVFGALVNSIILIVVAVTVAIGAIGRLVSGAAGEAHEVQGGPMLVIAIIGLAANIAAMLVLRGGAKDSINLRGAYLEVLGDTIGSLLVIVAGIVILTTGWDAADPIASLAIAALIVPRALVLLRDVMRVLSQGVPADVKVEDVREHLLATPGVVDVHDVHIWAITTGAHVFSAHVVADPAAVSGEAEQRCLLDELEDCLADHFDVAHSTFQLESAAHAAHEHPSHR, from the coding sequence ATGGGCCACTCGCACGACCACACGCACGACCTCGCCGCGGGGCGGGGGAGCGGCGCGCGCACGCGCATCGTGATCGCCATCGCGATCATCGGCGCGTTCCTCGTCGTGCAGGTGGTCGGCGCGCTTCTGAGCGGCTCGCTCGCCCTCCTCGCCGACGCCGGCCACATGGCGAGCGACCTCGTCGGCCTCGTCGTCGCACTCGTCGCGGCCGTCGTCGCCGCACGCCCAGCGACCGATCGGCAGACGTACGGGTTCCAGCGCTTCGAGGTGTTCGGCGCGCTCGTGAACTCGATCATCCTCATCGTCGTGGCCGTGACGGTCGCGATCGGCGCGATCGGCCGTCTCGTCTCGGGCGCCGCGGGCGAGGCCCATGAGGTGCAGGGCGGACCGATGCTCGTCATCGCGATCATCGGCCTCGCGGCCAACATCGCGGCCATGCTCGTGCTGCGCGGGGGAGCGAAGGACAGCATCAATCTGCGCGGCGCCTACCTCGAAGTGCTCGGCGACACGATCGGGTCGCTCCTCGTCATCGTCGCGGGCATCGTCATCCTGACGACCGGGTGGGACGCCGCCGACCCCATCGCCTCCCTCGCGATCGCCGCACTCATCGTGCCCCGCGCGCTCGTGCTGCTCCGCGATGTCATGCGCGTGCTGAGCCAGGGCGTGCCGGCCGACGTCAAGGTCGAAGACGTCCGCGAGCACCTGCTCGCGACGCCGGGCGTCGTCGACGTGCACGACGTGCACATCTGGGCGATCACGACCGGCGCGCACGTCTTCAGCGCTCACGTCGTCGCCGACCCCGCCGCGGTGAGCGGCGAGGCCGAGCAGCGGTGCCTTCTCGACGAACTCGAGGACTGCCTCGCTGACCACTTCGACGTCGCCCACTCGACGTTCCAGCTCGAGTCGGCCGCGCACGCGGCGCACGAGCATCCGTCGCACAGGTAG
- a CDS encoding VTT domain-containing protein has product MIHTALIPWLDPEGIIQAAGPWALAVVCFIVFAETGLLIGFLLPGDTLLVIAGILSHSQPYAVDGAFGISVWWVALLIGLSAFVGGEVGYYIGHKAGPSIFERKESGLFSIKNVERTNAFFERFGALAVILARFVPIVRTFAPIAAGVGHMNKAKYTLYNLIGAIIWGFGLTMFGYLIGFIPPIADFVTEYIDLILIAVVVFTAAVTVWHYLRERSKAKKAEAAGEDVVTDADEAEELVLDADVFDRGQHPDESK; this is encoded by the coding sequence GTGATCCACACCGCCCTCATCCCGTGGCTCGATCCCGAAGGCATCATCCAGGCTGCGGGGCCGTGGGCACTCGCGGTCGTGTGCTTCATCGTGTTCGCCGAGACGGGCCTGCTCATCGGGTTCCTCCTTCCGGGCGACACGCTCCTCGTGATCGCGGGCATCCTGTCGCACTCGCAGCCGTACGCCGTCGACGGCGCGTTCGGCATCTCGGTGTGGTGGGTGGCGTTGCTCATCGGCCTGTCGGCGTTCGTCGGCGGCGAAGTCGGGTACTACATCGGCCACAAGGCAGGGCCGTCGATCTTCGAGCGCAAAGAGTCGGGCCTCTTCAGCATCAAGAACGTCGAACGCACGAACGCGTTCTTCGAACGCTTCGGCGCGCTCGCCGTCATCCTCGCCCGCTTCGTGCCCATCGTGCGCACGTTCGCGCCGATCGCCGCGGGCGTCGGCCACATGAACAAGGCGAAGTACACGCTCTACAACCTCATCGGCGCGATCATCTGGGGCTTCGGCCTCACGATGTTCGGATACCTCATCGGGTTCATCCCGCCCATCGCCGACTTCGTGACCGAGTACATCGACCTCATCCTCATCGCCGTCGTGGTCTTCACCGCGGCCGTCACGGTCTGGCACTACCTGCGCGAACGGTCGAAGGCGAAGAAGGCCGAAGCGGCCGGCGAAGACGTCGTCACCGACGCCGACGAGGCCGAGGAGCTCGTGCTCGACGCCGACGTGTTCGACCGCGGCCAGCACCCCGACGAGTCGAAGTAG
- a CDS encoding heme oxygenase (biliverdin-producing), which produces MSIAPPAPDTRTTAEDPADVAALVRAATAEDHRNAETRGFITALMGGELSLADYTRYLAQFAWVYEALESRGHRVGDPEIFDPKLDRLAAIEADLAALGAADWRETHPPLAATTAYTTHLHDLLDNDVRYLAHHYTRYLGDLSGGQAIAALVARHYGATPEQLRFYDFGLGDEGPVRYKRRYREAMNALALEPEQIDALVGEARASFRLNGAIFEALGA; this is translated from the coding sequence ATGTCGATCGCACCCCCCGCACCCGACACCCGCACCACCGCGGAGGACCCCGCTGACGTCGCCGCCCTCGTGCGCGCCGCGACCGCAGAAGACCACCGCAACGCCGAGACCCGAGGCTTCATCACCGCGCTCATGGGCGGCGAACTCTCGCTCGCCGACTACACGCGCTACCTCGCGCAGTTCGCGTGGGTCTACGAGGCCCTCGAGTCGCGCGGGCACCGCGTCGGCGACCCCGAGATCTTCGACCCGAAGCTCGACCGCCTGGCCGCGATCGAAGCCGACCTCGCCGCGCTCGGCGCCGCCGACTGGCGCGAGACCCACCCGCCGCTCGCCGCGACCACGGCGTACACGACGCACCTGCACGACCTGCTCGACAACGACGTGCGCTACCTCGCCCACCACTACACGCGCTACCTCGGCGACCTGTCGGGCGGCCAGGCGATCGCCGCCCTCGTCGCGCGCCACTACGGCGCGACGCCCGAGCAGCTCAGGTTCTACGACTTCGGCCTCGGCGACGAGGGCCCGGTCCGCTACAAGCGCCGCTACCGCGAGGCCATGAACGCGCTCGCGCTCGAGCCCGAGCAGATCGATGCGCTCGTCGGCGAGGCGCGCGCGTCGTTCCGGCTGAACGGCGCGATCTTCGAGGCGCTCGGCGCCTGA